The following coding sequences are from one uncultured Desulfobacter sp. window:
- the tesB gene encoding acyl-CoA thioesterase II has translation MTDRVEQNVLEELLGLLSLEKIEEDIFRGESQDLGYGNVFGGQVLGQALSAASRTVPDHLCAHSLHGYFLRAGDAARPIVYMVERTRDGHSFSTRRVKAVQKGRTIFSMSASFHKYEPGFDHQDPMPEVKGPGGVESDHDKILRYADKIPEDIAKKLLCPKPIELRAVNPVDPFHPVPRPPDKYVWFRATGPLPDDAATHRYMLAYASDFHLVPTALYPHGKTFWSPDMQVASLDHAIWFHREFRMDDWLLHVIHSPSAAMGRGLNRGSIFTRDGRLVASVVQEGLIRQLDKTK, from the coding sequence ATGACGGACCGTGTTGAACAAAATGTACTTGAAGAACTTTTGGGGCTGCTCAGCCTGGAAAAAATTGAAGAAGATATCTTTCGGGGAGAGAGCCAGGATTTAGGCTACGGCAACGTATTCGGGGGGCAGGTCCTGGGTCAGGCCTTGTCGGCGGCGTCCCGCACGGTACCGGATCATCTTTGCGCCCACAGCCTCCACGGCTATTTCCTCCGGGCCGGAGATGCGGCCCGCCCCATTGTATATATGGTTGAGCGTACCCGGGACGGCCACTCGTTCTCCACCCGGCGGGTCAAGGCCGTACAAAAGGGCCGGACCATATTTTCCATGTCCGCCTCATTTCATAAATATGAACCGGGGTTTGACCACCAGGACCCCATGCCCGAGGTCAAAGGCCCCGGCGGTGTGGAAAGTGATCACGACAAAATCCTTCGCTATGCGGACAAAATCCCCGAAGATATCGCAAAAAAACTGTTGTGCCCCAAACCCATTGAGCTGCGGGCCGTCAATCCGGTGGACCCGTTTCATCCCGTTCCCAGGCCCCCGGACAAATATGTCTGGTTCAGGGCCACGGGGCCCTTACCCGACGATGCCGCAACCCACAGGTATATGCTGGCCTATGCATCGGATTTTCACCTGGTGCCCACGGCCCTTTATCCCCACGGTAAAACCTTCTGGTCCCCGGACATGCAGGTGGCAAGCCTGGATCATGCCATCTGGTTCCACAGGGAGTTCAGAATGGATGACTGGCTCCTCCACGTGATCCACAGCCCCAGCGCCGCCATGGGCCGGGGGCTCAACCGCGGCTCCATCTTTACCCGGGACGGCAGGCTTGTGGCCAGTGTGGTTCAGGAAGGTTTGATCAGACAGCTGGATAAAACCAAATAG
- a CDS encoding prolipoprotein diacylglyceryl transferase family protein translates to MAAISFVVGLGVLIGIVLNWGFKTLPKEKWQMVAAFPLEKMDQGRWRGLNLTWYGLLSANAYTFGVVMVVILAASAGMPISVLVLLTVLLLAVTIPASKGVARIVEKKKATLTIGGAVFAGVVTAPWIIMLVNATLGSAFKFHVPVAVMMAVLSIGYTFGESLGRLACLSFGCCYGKPLSQCSDHTRNLFERFNVIFTGKTKKVAYASGLDGEALIPIQIITAVIYAVSGLAGTLLFLNGFAGAALVETLVVTQVWRVVSEFFRADFRGERKFSMYQIMALAAIVYTIVLMAFLPDPEVVVSLDRGFKALWHPGMILFFQAVWIVSFLHSGRSTVTGSEISFHVVKENI, encoded by the coding sequence ATGGCGGCCATTTCTTTTGTTGTCGGGTTGGGCGTGTTGATCGGCATTGTACTGAACTGGGGATTTAAAACCTTGCCCAAGGAGAAGTGGCAGATGGTGGCGGCCTTTCCCTTGGAAAAGATGGACCAGGGCCGGTGGCGGGGGCTGAACCTGACCTGGTACGGATTGTTGTCTGCCAATGCGTATACCTTTGGCGTGGTGATGGTTGTGATTCTGGCCGCATCGGCCGGGATGCCCATTTCTGTTCTGGTGCTGCTGACGGTTCTGCTGCTGGCCGTGACCATTCCGGCGTCAAAGGGGGTTGCCCGGATTGTTGAAAAGAAAAAAGCCACACTGACCATCGGCGGGGCTGTGTTTGCCGGTGTGGTGACCGCACCCTGGATTATCATGCTGGTAAATGCCACCCTGGGCTCGGCCTTTAAATTTCATGTGCCCGTTGCTGTGATGATGGCGGTGTTAAGCATTGGATATACCTTTGGGGAGTCTTTGGGGCGCCTTGCCTGCTTAAGCTTTGGGTGCTGCTACGGCAAGCCGTTGAGCCAGTGTTCCGACCACACCCGTAATCTGTTTGAACGGTTTAATGTTATCTTTACAGGCAAGACCAAAAAAGTGGCCTATGCGTCTGGATTGGACGGTGAAGCATTGATTCCCATCCAGATCATCACCGCCGTGATTTATGCCGTATCCGGCCTTGCGGGTACCCTGCTGTTTCTCAACGGGTTTGCCGGGGCAGCCCTTGTGGAAACCCTGGTGGTGACCCAGGTTTGGCGGGTGGTCTCAGAATTTTTTAGGGCGGATTTCAGGGGAGAACGTAAATTTTCCATGTACCAGATCATGGCCCTGGCTGCCATCGTTTACACCATCGTGCTGATGGCCTTTTTGCCTGATCCGGAGGTGGTCGTTTCCCTGGATAGAGGCTTTAAAGCGTTGTGGCATCCGGGTATGATCCTTTTTTTCCAGGCGGTCTGGATCGTCTCTTTTCTTCATTCCGGCCGCAGCACTGTTACAGGATCTGAAATCTCCTTCCACGTGGTCAAAGAAAACATTTAA
- the arfB gene encoding alternative ribosome rescue aminoacyl-tRNA hydrolase ArfB: MLYISDHISIPDTSIEFCPIRSRGPGGQNVNKVSSGVHIRFDIHASDLPDTIKAKLLSLKDKRITRQGVIVIKAMTYRSAAKNRENGLERLAQLIESACRPVKKRKPTRPTKASKTRRLDSKTRRSKIKALRKKIDI; this comes from the coding sequence ATGTTGTACATATCCGATCATATATCCATCCCGGATACCAGTATTGAGTTTTGCCCCATCCGGTCCCGGGGGCCCGGCGGCCAGAATGTGAACAAAGTATCTTCGGGGGTTCATATCCGTTTTGATATCCATGCCTCGGATCTTCCGGATACTATTAAGGCAAAGCTGTTGTCCCTCAAGGACAAGCGTATTACCCGGCAGGGCGTGATTGTGATCAAGGCCATGACCTATAGAAGCGCTGCAAAAAACCGTGAAAACGGATTGGAACGGCTTGCCCAATTGATCGAAAGCGCCTGCCGGCCTGTGAAAAAAAGAAAACCCACACGGCCCACCAAAGCCTCGAAAACCAGACGCCTTGATTCAAAAACCCGGCGCAGCAAAATTAAAGCACTGAGAAAGAAAATAGATATATAG
- a CDS encoding diguanylate cyclase, whose product MESNDDLTNIERLIELCGAIAYGKYGKTDVEALFELTKGERHPLIAELSESIGFMLVKIEGREFALEMRIQELQQAYEKIDEYSKNLALKVEERTKELQEKNEALTLEIKKRQEIQNALEAANEKLILISNQDGLTGLANRRRFDVYLSREWAAHQRIRTEFALILCDVDHFKFYNDTYGHRAGDDCLKRIARAIDDCMRRPRDMAARYGGEEFAAILPETGLDGALNMAESIRARVEALNISHASSKISDCVTISLGVAVVTPTADLAEKDFIEMADLSLYEAKEEGGRNCVKYRLNMS is encoded by the coding sequence ATGGAAAGCAATGATGATTTGACCAATATTGAACGGCTGATTGAGTTGTGCGGCGCTATTGCCTATGGAAAGTACGGCAAAACGGATGTTGAGGCTCTGTTTGAATTAACCAAGGGAGAGCGCCACCCCCTGATTGCCGAACTCAGCGAGAGTATCGGTTTTATGCTGGTAAAAATAGAGGGCAGGGAATTTGCCCTGGAGATGAGAATCCAGGAGTTGCAGCAAGCCTATGAAAAAATAGATGAATATTCCAAAAATCTGGCGTTGAAAGTTGAGGAACGAACCAAAGAACTTCAGGAAAAAAATGAGGCCCTGACCCTTGAGATTAAAAAGCGGCAAGAGATCCAGAACGCTTTGGAAGCGGCCAACGAAAAACTGATTCTGATCTCCAACCAGGACGGCCTCACAGGGCTTGCCAACCGCCGGCGGTTTGATGTCTATTTGAGCCGGGAGTGGGCTGCCCACCAACGAATAAGAACGGAATTTGCCCTGATTCTTTGCGATGTCGATCATTTTAAGTTTTACAATGACACCTATGGGCATCGGGCCGGGGATGACTGTCTCAAACGCATTGCCCGGGCCATTGACGACTGTATGCGCAGGCCCCGGGATATGGCGGCCCGGTATGGCGGCGAAGAGTTTGCGGCCATCTTGCCCGAAACCGGGCTTGACGGCGCATTGAACATGGCCGAAAGCATACGCGCCCGGGTGGAAGCGCTCAATATTTCCCATGCATCTTCAAAAATATCCGACTGTGTCACCATCAGCCTTGGGGTCGCCGTTGTCACCCCGACTGCGGATTTAGCCGAAAAGGATTTCATTGAAATGGCCGATCTCAGTCTCTACGAGGCAAAGGAGGAGGGCGGGCGAAATTGTGTCAAATACAGGCTAAATATGAGTTGA
- a CDS encoding phosphatidylserine decarboxylase, translating to MKHQYIDRKTGQVRTERLKADPIINAVYSPIRENSSLLFQLMISARMSSLIGAVSYDWPFFKPPADTGRFLADQGIDLSEVAGDPARLDTLRKVFERKIRYEQLRPMPEDADAVVSPSDSRLLVGDFAENSALFIKGKFFDFSELIGPDKPHWLDAFDRGSFAVTRLTPDKYHYNHTPVAGTVLDIYEIDGHFHSCNPGAVVREVTPYSKNRRVVTIIDTDVPGGTGCGLVCMVEVVAMMIGKIVQCYSRTGYENPQPVMPGLFMKKGYPKSLYRPGSSTTIVIFQKQRIRFSTDLLENQMRTDVSSRFSEGFGRPLVETEVAVRSGIGHACACDDTLCLGDL from the coding sequence ATGAAACATCAATATATAGATCGTAAGACCGGGCAGGTGAGAACCGAACGCCTTAAGGCCGATCCCATCATTAACGCAGTTTATTCGCCGATCCGGGAGAATTCTTCCCTTTTGTTTCAATTGATGATCTCGGCACGGATGTCCAGTCTGATCGGGGCCGTCTCCTATGATTGGCCGTTTTTTAAACCCCCCGCTGATACCGGACGTTTTCTGGCCGACCAGGGCATTGATTTAAGCGAGGTGGCCGGAGACCCTGCCCGACTTGATACCCTTCGAAAAGTGTTTGAACGTAAAATTCGCTATGAACAGCTTCGTCCCATGCCCGAAGACGCTGATGCTGTTGTCTCTCCCTCAGATTCGCGTCTGCTGGTGGGGGATTTTGCAGAAAATTCAGCTCTCTTTATAAAAGGTAAATTCTTTGATTTTTCAGAGCTGATCGGCCCGGATAAACCCCATTGGCTTGATGCCTTTGACCGGGGCAGTTTTGCCGTGACCCGGTTAACCCCGGATAAATACCATTATAATCATACGCCGGTGGCAGGAACGGTGTTGGATATTTATGAGATTGACGGGCATTTTCATTCCTGTAACCCCGGGGCCGTGGTCCGGGAGGTGACGCCCTATTCAAAGAACCGGCGGGTGGTCACCATCATTGATACCGATGTGCCCGGGGGGACCGGATGCGGTCTTGTGTGCATGGTGGAAGTGGTGGCCATGATGATCGGCAAAATCGTCCAATGCTACAGCAGAACGGGATATGAAAATCCCCAACCTGTCATGCCCGGACTTTTCATGAAAAAAGGATACCCCAAAAGCCTGTACCGTCCGGGGTCTTCCACAACCATTGTTATATTTCAAAAACAGCGCATTCGTTTTTCCACGGACTTGCTTGAAAACCAGATGCGCACGGATGTGAGCAGTCGTTTCAGTGAAGGCTTCGGCAGGCCCCTTGTGGAGACCGAAGTCGCCGTGCGCTCGGGTATCGGCCATGCCTGCGCTTGTGATGATACTCTATGTTTGGGAGATTTGTAA
- a CDS encoding Nramp family divalent metal transporter, with protein MADLRDNQNRSTGKGISFKGMISTLGPAWIISAVAAGPGTTLSVAKAGGTYGYDFLWVIVLSVVLAFVCQYMAAKTALIGGQGIVSIVQDKWGSLPAWFVTLDALVVIWLCNVVLLKVLVAVTEYVTGFALPWWGIVFTVAFYLLVAHGGYRIIEMVCKIIVSLLVLCFIGTLFIAKPDLGMAVRGLLPDFTHFGKAEILMMTAIMGGSIHVTILSMQTYTVHEKGWGMSDLGTARFDTALSLLGAFGLYCTAIYLTGACVLNPAGIHVNTLFEMADAITPLLGSYAHGFFCLGIWCAVFSTIMPTFIAAAYVLGDKMNWEMQPESRRYRLTILVGCLIALPGAFLTGRPVNLLMIMLALSFLGTPLFVGIFLWLLNDRGWAKQYKNGPVLNIAGGCALLVTLFLGIKWVWGL; from the coding sequence ATGGCAGATTTAAGGGACAATCAGAATCGTTCAACCGGAAAAGGCATCTCTTTTAAAGGCATGATATCAACGCTGGGACCTGCCTGGATCATCAGTGCCGTGGCCGCAGGACCCGGCACCACCCTGAGTGTGGCCAAGGCCGGCGGCACCTATGGGTATGATTTTTTGTGGGTGATCGTTCTCAGTGTGGTGCTGGCATTTGTCTGCCAGTACATGGCGGCCAAGACCGCACTCATCGGGGGGCAGGGCATCGTTTCCATTGTCCAGGATAAATGGGGCAGTCTGCCGGCCTGGTTTGTGACCCTGGACGCCCTGGTTGTCATCTGGCTTTGCAATGTAGTGCTTTTAAAAGTGCTGGTGGCTGTGACCGAATATGTAACCGGTTTTGCCTTGCCCTGGTGGGGCATTGTGTTTACGGTTGCGTTTTATCTGCTTGTGGCCCACGGCGGATACAGGATTATTGAGATGGTGTGCAAGATTATTGTCTCTTTGCTGGTGCTCTGTTTCATCGGCACACTGTTTATCGCAAAGCCGGATCTGGGTATGGCCGTTAGGGGACTGTTACCCGATTTTACCCATTTCGGAAAAGCTGAAATTTTAATGATGACCGCGATCATGGGCGGTTCCATCCATGTGACCATTTTGTCCATGCAGACCTATACCGTGCATGAAAAAGGGTGGGGCATGTCGGATCTTGGCACCGCCCGTTTTGATACGGCCCTTTCGCTGCTTGGGGCGTTCGGGCTTTACTGCACGGCCATCTATCTGACCGGGGCCTGTGTGCTCAACCCGGCAGGCATTCATGTAAATACCCTCTTTGAAATGGCCGATGCCATCACGCCCTTGTTAGGTTCCTATGCTCATGGGTTCTTTTGCCTTGGGATCTGGTGTGCCGTGTTTTCAACGATCATGCCCACCTTTATTGCCGCAGCCTATGTGCTTGGGGATAAAATGAACTGGGAGATGCAGCCAGAAAGCCGCCGGTACCGGCTGACGATTCTGGTGGGGTGCCTTATTGCGCTGCCCGGTGCCTTTCTTACCGGCAGGCCGGTGAATCTTCTGATGATCATGCTGGCCCTCTCGTTTCTGGGTACACCGCTTTTTGTGGGGATATTTTTATGGCTGCTCAATGATCGGGGCTGGGCAAAGCAATACAAAAACGGGCCGGTGCTGAACATTGCCGGGGGATGTGCCCTGCTGGTGACCTTGTTTTTAGGGATCAAATGGGTTTGGGGGCTTTAG